A genome region from Schistocerca americana isolate TAMUIC-IGC-003095 chromosome 1, iqSchAmer2.1, whole genome shotgun sequence includes the following:
- the LOC124623426 gene encoding uncharacterized PE-PGRS family protein PE_PGRS46-like has protein sequence MASTFACLLLLLAAGREAHSFPQPSLHLLGGGGGLFGGRSQGGGLLSGILNSTVNKILKPLNVLGNGGSSSSSNSFGAGATLPFGISVGFTGSTSNANAGGQGIPVGQGGAGEVPFGGDSHGISGGQGGSNNNAGGGFGHEGGHAVVGNGGSSSSSSQAESGSVAGSGAHGGSRPPATDAGIQEIIRPSGGGGQSGTGSSSQANSESAANSGTVEGNGPNPVDTGIQEVFGPAPGSSSQANSESATSSGNVGGHAPSPIDEGILDVFGPGPGNGGQFGGNTASQSNSESAANSGTVGDHSPSPVDEGIHDVFGPGAGSGGQFASGGSNQANSESTAGTGTHGVSTPSPVDIGIQEVFGNGGAGSGGEGSEAKRSTPDYDHNGSAAAATPDPVDLAIQEVFGAAPSGKSASAASDKPPVFT, from the coding sequence GTCGGTCCCAAGGAGGAGGCTTATTGTCAGGAATACTCAACTCTaccgtgaacaagattctgaagcCTCTGAACGTGCTCGGCAATGGTGGGTCGAGTTCCTCCAGCAACAGTTTTGGCGCTGGCGCCACGCTGCCGTTCGGCATATCGGTCGGGTTTACAGGGTCCACATCCAACGCCAACGCTGGAGGACAAGGCATTCCTGTTGGACAAGGAGGCGCGGGTGAAGTTCCATTTGGTGGAGACAGCCATGGTATCAGCGGTGGTCAAGGGGGAAGCAACAACAACGCTGGAGGAGGTTTTGGCCACGAAGGAGGCCACGCTGTAGTTGGTAACGGTGGCAGCAGCTCCTCGTCCAGCCAGGCAGAGAGTGGAAGTGTTGCAGGGAGCGGTGCCCACGGAGGCAGCAGGCCACCTGCTACCGACGCAGGAATTCAGGAAATCATCCGACCATCAGGAGGTGGTGGTCAGTCTGGTACAGGTAGTTCAAGCCAGGCCAACAGCGAAAGTGCTGCAAATAGTGGCACAGTCGAAGGCAACGGACCAAATCCTGTGGACACTGGCATTCAGGAAGTCTTTGGACCAGCACCAGGAAGCTCCAGCCAGGCCAATAGTGAGAGTGCTACTAGTAGCGGTAATGTTGGAGGACATGCTCCTAGTCCTATCGATGAAGGCATTCTCGACGTTTTTGGACCTGGCCCAGGAAATGGAGGGCAGTTTGGTGGTAATACTGCTAGCCAGAGCAATAGTGAGAGCGCCGCTAACAGCGGTACTGTTGGAGACCACTCTCCTAGTCCTGTCGACGAAGGAATTCACGACGTTTTTGGACCTGGAGCTGGAAGTGGAGGACAGTTTGCTAGCGGTGGTTCCAACCAAGCCAATAGTGAGAGCACCGCTGGTACTGGCACTCATGGAGTCAGTACGCCTAGTCCGGTCGACATTGGTATCCAGGAagtgttcggaaatggaggagcaGGAAGTGGTGGAGAAGGTTCTGAGGCAAAGAGATCCACCCCCGACTATGACCACAACGGAAGCGCAGCAGCTGCGACACCAGATCCTGTCGACTTAGCCATTCAGGAAGTCTTCGGCGCTGCACCTTCAGGAAAAAGTGCTTCTGCAGCATCTGACAAACCACCTGTTTTCACTTAG